The following are encoded together in the Sphingorhabdus pulchriflava genome:
- a CDS encoding energy transducer TonB: MSYATENKRANPASMALAIGVNGSIILAVALSPVIVEEFKRDPFEGRSIPIEPLPPPVDEKKPDTDTQPIKDDVYVPPRETDTMTDSSNDITTSDTRTETTTVVDGKGGGEVRFQDPIVEPPPPLFRAATRDPRFTRDFQPDYPSGLLQKEIEGSASIRVLIGTDGRVRDAQVVSASHPDFGKAAVKQALRAWRFKPATRGDVAVEDWQTLSVRFTIN; encoded by the coding sequence ATGAGCTACGCAACCGAAAACAAACGCGCAAACCCAGCGAGCATGGCGCTCGCCATCGGGGTCAATGGCAGCATCATCTTGGCGGTCGCGCTGTCGCCGGTGATTGTCGAAGAGTTCAAGCGTGATCCATTTGAGGGCCGGAGCATCCCGATCGAACCACTTCCGCCACCGGTGGACGAGAAAAAACCGGATACGGATACCCAACCGATTAAGGACGACGTCTACGTGCCTCCGCGCGAGACCGATACGATGACGGATAGCAGCAACGATATCACCACGAGCGACACCAGAACCGAAACCACCACTGTTGTTGATGGCAAGGGCGGCGGTGAAGTGCGGTTCCAGGACCCCATCGTCGAACCGCCGCCACCGCTGTTTCGCGCAGCAACCCGGGATCCGCGCTTCACCCGTGATTTCCAGCCCGACTATCCGTCCGGACTGCTGCAAAAGGAAATCGAGGGCTCAGCATCAATCCGCGTGCTGATCGGCACCGATGGCCGCGTGCGCGATGCGCAGGTCGTCAGCGCCAGCCATCCCGATTTCGGCAAGGCTGCGGTGAAGCAGGCGCTGCGGGCGTGGCGGTTCAAACCCGCCACACGCGGCGAC
- the ppa gene encoding inorganic diphosphatase — protein MRIDLIPAGDNPPESLNVLIEVPIGGEPVKYEFDKASGALFVDRFLHTPMRYPANYGFVPHTLGEDGDPLDALVVARSPIVAGAVVKCRPVGVLLMEDDKGGDEKLLCVPVNTTFPYYADVVTYKDMPPIVLQQIEHFFTHYKDLEPGKWAKLNGWGDVDDAKRIIIECVERAKEHGV, from the coding sequence ATGCGTATCGACCTCATCCCCGCCGGCGACAATCCGCCCGAAAGCCTCAACGTCCTGATCGAAGTGCCCATTGGCGGCGAGCCGGTGAAATATGAATTCGACAAGGCTTCGGGCGCGCTGTTCGTTGACCGCTTCCTCCACACTCCGATGCGCTATCCGGCCAATTACGGTTTCGTGCCGCACACGCTGGGCGAGGATGGTGATCCACTCGATGCGCTGGTTGTCGCGCGTTCGCCGATTGTTGCGGGCGCCGTGGTCAAATGCCGCCCGGTCGGCGTGCTGTTGATGGAAGACGACAAGGGCGGCGATGAAAAGCTGCTGTGCGTGCCCGTGAACACCACCTTCCCTTATTATGCCGACGTCGTGACCTATAAGGATATGCCGCCGATCGTGCTGCAACAGATCGAGCATTTCTTCACGCACTATAAGGATCTGGAACCCGGCAAATGGGCCAAACTCAATGGCTGGGGCGATGTCGATGACGCCAAGCGCATCATCATCGAATGCGTCGAGCGCGCGAAGGAACATGGCGTATGA
- the hisS gene encoding histidine--tRNA ligase: MAKIQTPQPVRGTQDMYGETEERFVHVVSTFERVRRLYGFKGLQLPVIEPTAVFARSLGEATDVVSKEMYTFEDRGGDSITLRPEFTAGIARAYLTNGWQQHAPMKVTAHGPLFRYERPQKGRYRQFHQIDAEIIGAAEPAADVELLVMADQLLHELGIKEGVTLELNTLGDAASRDAWRAALITYFNDHKDVLSEDSLSRLEKNPLRILDSKDPDDRGVAHAAPKIDEFLSGEAQDFFGAVTAGLDAAGVAWTRNAKLVRGLDYYRHTAFEFTTDRLGAQGTVLGGGRYDGLIENLGGPPTPAVGWAAGIERLAMLIDTPVWFQLEAMIVLENDLGMPHAISLLKQLRSAGISTDMIATGSPKKRYDKAVKHNPFAILRVDENGYYGISSEGENSRLLEVLSTLA; encoded by the coding sequence ATGGCAAAGATTCAGACCCCCCAGCCCGTGCGCGGCACACAGGATATGTATGGCGAAACCGAGGAGCGGTTCGTGCATGTCGTTTCGACCTTTGAGCGTGTGCGGCGGCTTTATGGGTTCAAAGGGCTGCAACTTCCGGTGATCGAGCCGACTGCGGTTTTTGCCCGTTCACTGGGTGAGGCGACCGATGTCGTTTCGAAGGAGATGTACACCTTCGAGGATCGCGGCGGCGATTCAATCACGCTGCGTCCCGAATTTACCGCAGGCATTGCGCGCGCCTACCTGACCAATGGCTGGCAGCAGCATGCACCGATGAAGGTAACCGCGCATGGGCCCCTGTTCCGCTATGAACGCCCGCAAAAGGGCCGCTATCGCCAGTTTCACCAGATCGACGCCGAAATCATCGGTGCGGCGGAACCGGCGGCGGATGTCGAACTGCTGGTGATGGCCGACCAGCTGCTGCACGAACTGGGCATCAAGGAAGGCGTCACGCTGGAATTGAATACGCTCGGCGATGCGGCAAGCCGCGATGCCTGGCGCGCGGCGTTGATCACCTATTTCAACGATCACAAGGATGTTTTGTCAGAAGACAGCCTGTCGCGGCTGGAGAAAAACCCGCTGCGCATCCTCGACAGCAAAGACCCCGACGATCGCGGCGTCGCCCATGCCGCGCCGAAGATTGACGAGTTTTTGAGCGGCGAGGCGCAGGACTTTTTCGGTGCGGTGACGGCTGGATTGGATGCCGCAGGCGTTGCCTGGACGCGCAACGCAAAGCTGGTGCGCGGCCTCGATTATTATCGCCACACCGCGTTCGAATTCACCACCGACCGGCTGGGCGCACAAGGCACAGTGCTCGGCGGCGGACGCTATGATGGGCTCATCGAGAATTTGGGTGGCCCGCCCACGCCTGCAGTCGGTTGGGCTGCGGGGATTGAGCGACTGGCGATGTTGATTGACACGCCAGTATGGTTCCAGCTTGAGGCTATGATTGTACTCGAGAATGACCTCGGTATGCCGCATGCAATCTCGTTGTTGAAACAGTTGCGCTCGGCTGGAATTTCTACGGATATGATCGCGACCGGTTCACCGAAGAAACGCTATGACAAGGCAGTCAAGCACAACCCGTTCGCAATCTTGCGTGTAGATGAAAACGGCTATTATGGGATTTCGAGTGAAGGCGAAAATTCCCGCCTTCTCGAGGTTCTCAGTACGCTTGCATGA
- the prfA gene encoding peptide chain release factor 1, protein MTTISPQRIAQIEARFAELEARMASGTLEGDAFVQASKEYSELEPVAKAAAALRGLRDELAGLEEMLSGDDADLKAMAAEEIDGVRERIEAGEHELAILLLPRDVADQRSAMLEIRAGTGGDEAALFAGDLYRMYERYAGLQGWKVEPISMSASDVGGFKEIVAAVSGAGVFAKLKFESGVHRVQRVPVTESGGRIHTSAATVAVLPEPTEVDVHIEDKDLKIDVYRASGAGGQHVNTTDSAVRITHAPTGIVVTCQDGRSQHKNKEKAMQVLRARIYEKEREEAQGAEAEARKAMVGSGDRSERIRTYNFPQGRVTDHRINLTLHKLPEILEGAGLAEMVDALISEDQSARLAGMDAG, encoded by the coding sequence ATGACCACCATCTCCCCCCAACGCATCGCGCAGATCGAGGCGCGCTTTGCCGAGCTTGAGGCGCGGATGGCCTCTGGCACGCTGGAGGGCGATGCGTTTGTGCAGGCGTCGAAGGAATATTCGGAGCTCGAGCCGGTCGCCAAGGCCGCCGCCGCGCTGCGCGGGCTTCGCGACGAATTGGCGGGGCTGGAGGAAATGCTTTCGGGCGACGATGCTGACCTCAAAGCCATGGCTGCCGAGGAAATCGATGGCGTGCGCGAGCGGATCGAGGCGGGAGAGCATGAATTGGCCATCCTCCTCCTCCCGCGCGATGTCGCCGACCAGCGTTCGGCGATGCTCGAAATCCGCGCAGGCACGGGCGGAGATGAGGCAGCGCTGTTCGCGGGCGATCTCTACCGCATGTATGAACGCTATGCAGGGCTTCAGGGCTGGAAGGTCGAACCGATTTCGATGAGCGCATCCGACGTTGGCGGGTTCAAGGAAATTGTCGCCGCGGTTTCGGGCGCGGGCGTTTTTGCTAAACTGAAATTCGAAAGCGGTGTCCACCGGGTGCAGCGTGTGCCGGTGACCGAAAGCGGCGGCCGCATCCATACCAGCGCGGCGACCGTTGCGGTGCTACCTGAACCGACCGAGGTCGATGTCCATATCGAGGACAAGGACCTGAAGATCGATGTCTATCGCGCCTCGGGCGCGGGCGGGCAGCATGTGAACACCACTGATAGCGCGGTGCGTATCACCCACGCGCCGACCGGCATCGTCGTCACCTGCCAGGATGGCCGCAGCCAGCACAAGAACAAGGAAAAGGCGATGCAAGTGCTGCGCGCCCGCATCTACGAAAAGGAACGCGAGGAAGCGCAGGGGGCCGAAGCCGAGGCGCGCAAGGCGATGGTCGGCAGCGGCGACCGCAGCGAGCGCATCCGCACCTATAATTTCCCGCAAGGTCGTGTCACCGACCACCGCATCAACCTGACGCTGCACAAGCTTCCCGAAATATTGGAAGGCGCGGGGCTCGCCGAGATGGTTGACGCGTTGATATCCGAAGACCAGTCTGCGCGACTGGCGGGGATGGACGCCGGATAG
- a CDS encoding glutathione S-transferase family protein gives MKLYQSVGPNPRVVLFYLSEKGLKIDRAFVDIRAGENRQGEWLKKHPRGGIPVLELDDGSLISEATVICDYLDERFPENPLVGTTPEARAAVRSAIRHIDYSIGSPMMNGFRSAEGLPMFENRMLCVPEAAPGNKAYAQDGMRQADALLARQPFVAGDSFSLADISLFCWVEFGAMVGQPIPEDAAHLKAWRDKIAVMPSAIASADPKHGLAD, from the coding sequence ATGAAATTATACCAGTCAGTTGGCCCCAACCCCCGTGTTGTCCTCTTCTACCTTTCCGAAAAAGGCCTCAAGATTGACCGTGCCTTTGTCGATATTCGTGCAGGTGAAAACCGGCAGGGCGAGTGGCTGAAAAAGCATCCGCGCGGCGGTATTCCCGTCCTCGAACTCGATGATGGCAGCCTGATTTCCGAAGCGACGGTGATTTGCGACTATCTCGATGAGCGCTTTCCGGAAAACCCGTTGGTTGGTACGACACCAGAAGCGCGCGCCGCCGTCCGTTCCGCAATCCGCCATATCGATTACAGCATCGGTAGCCCGATGATGAACGGCTTCCGCAGTGCAGAAGGTCTGCCGATGTTCGAAAACCGGATGCTATGCGTTCCCGAAGCCGCACCGGGCAACAAGGCCTATGCGCAGGATGGTATGCGGCAGGCGGATGCGCTGCTTGCGCGGCAGCCATTTGTCGCGGGGGACAGCTTCAGCCTTGCCGACATATCACTGTTCTGCTGGGTCGAATTCGGCGCGATGGTGGGGCAGCCGATCCCTGAGGATGCGGCGCATCTGAAGGCGTGGCGTGACAAGATCGCCGTGATGCCATCCGCGATTGCCAGCGCCGATCCCAAGCACGGATTGGCCGACTAG
- a CDS encoding BlaI/MecI/CopY family transcriptional regulator: MPERISEAELAVMEVLWDEAPLTATDVAGRVARQREWSLATVKTLLSRLVAKEAISHHLDGRRFLYSPLVERETYVARESRRLVDRFFGGKLMPLVAHLAEQKSLSDDDIAEIEKLLREMKS; this comes from the coding sequence ATGCCCGAACGTATAAGTGAAGCTGAACTGGCGGTGATGGAAGTGCTTTGGGATGAAGCTCCGCTTACCGCGACCGACGTCGCCGGCAGGGTGGCGCGCCAGCGGGAATGGTCATTGGCCACGGTTAAGACCCTGCTCTCGCGTCTCGTCGCGAAGGAAGCGATTAGCCATCATCTCGATGGCCGCCGGTTTCTTTATTCGCCTCTGGTCGAACGCGAAACCTATGTCGCGCGCGAATCACGCCGCCTGGTTGACCGCTTTTTCGGTGGCAAGCTGATGCCTCTTGTCGCGCACCTCGCCGAGCAAAAAAGCCTGAGTGACGACGACATTGCCGAAATCGAAAAGCTGCTGAGGGAGATGAAATCATGA
- a CDS encoding M56 family metallopeptidase, translating to MTEWLSDTLLATSALLLLVLLIRGPVARHFGAATAYFLWALPAARLFMPTLTKEVASPTLPFELTAADGARDVALAAVPNGGQAAASVATSAIDWTVIGLTLWLGGAALLFIVQMYRYAALREELLSDAVDIDRIDGIRIIQTDRIDGPLAFGLLRRFIAVPRDFTHTFSPRERDLALEHELAHHRGGDLFANLAAFIVLCLMWFNPLAWMAWSAFRFDQEAACDARVIAGADATTRQTYGRALARTATEGLPAFAMALNSPRTLIQRLRRLTMNETSKVRRLTGKMAILAAAAVALPLTATVVPVFAQSEPAPAGVDAEKKLEVKKHKVVIVKSEDGKPVVIDTRGDAETPFVKTVEKDGKTIVLRSNKEITDSEMANMVAAAIASSQQSEADAGGSEKRTMVMRLKKDGKLMDGAGADHYQFAFDEIEIAKMIPDIEFKEIRGKCNEGEPVTTNIDGFDGQNKSRIRIVMCGKVQANVARKHAIQGLKEARDEIQADGEMPDSIRKDVVKKLEEKIEKMEQQSKDDAETSEDV from the coding sequence ATGACGGAGTGGCTGAGTGATACATTGCTGGCGACCAGCGCGCTGCTGTTGCTGGTACTTTTGATCCGTGGTCCGGTTGCCCGGCATTTTGGGGCTGCGACGGCCTATTTCCTCTGGGCGTTGCCCGCTGCCCGCCTGTTCATGCCGACGCTGACCAAAGAGGTGGCGTCGCCTACGCTGCCATTTGAATTGACGGCCGCCGACGGTGCGCGCGATGTGGCGCTTGCCGCAGTGCCGAATGGTGGCCAAGCAGCCGCATCCGTCGCGACATCGGCTATCGACTGGACCGTTATCGGCCTGACTCTATGGCTGGGTGGGGCGGCACTGCTCTTCATCGTACAGATGTACCGTTATGCTGCCTTGCGCGAAGAATTGCTCTCCGACGCGGTCGACATCGACCGGATTGACGGCATTCGCATCATTCAGACCGATCGCATCGATGGCCCGCTGGCTTTCGGGCTGCTGCGCCGCTTTATCGCGGTTCCGCGCGATTTCACGCACACTTTCTCACCACGCGAGCGCGATCTGGCGCTGGAACATGAGCTGGCGCATCACCGTGGCGGCGATCTGTTCGCCAATTTGGCGGCGTTTATCGTTCTTTGCCTGATGTGGTTCAACCCGCTCGCATGGATGGCGTGGAGCGCTTTTCGCTTTGATCAGGAGGCAGCGTGCGATGCGCGCGTAATCGCCGGGGCTGATGCGACCACAAGACAAACCTATGGCCGAGCGCTGGCGCGCACAGCCACTGAAGGGCTGCCGGCATTTGCGATGGCCTTGAACAGCCCGCGCACCCTTATTCAAAGATTGAGGAGACTGACAATGAACGAGACCAGCAAGGTTCGCCGGCTGACTGGTAAGATGGCAATATTGGCCGCAGCGGCCGTTGCTCTGCCGTTGACTGCAACGGTGGTGCCGGTATTTGCACAATCTGAACCTGCACCTGCCGGAGTGGACGCTGAAAAAAAGCTTGAAGTCAAAAAACACAAGGTCGTGATCGTGAAGAGCGAAGACGGCAAACCGGTTGTTATCGACACTAGAGGGGATGCTGAAACACCTTTTGTGAAAACGGTCGAAAAGGATGGCAAGACGATCGTCCTGCGATCGAACAAGGAAATCACCGATTCCGAAATGGCAAATATGGTTGCGGCGGCAATAGCCTCAAGCCAGCAATCTGAAGCAGACGCAGGCGGCAGCGAAAAACGCACCATGGTCATGCGGCTGAAGAAAGACGGAAAGCTGATGGATGGTGCGGGGGCAGATCATTATCAATTCGCATTCGACGAGATCGAAATTGCAAAGATGATCCCCGACATCGAATTTAAGGAAATTCGAGGTAAATGCAACGAAGGCGAACCAGTCACAACCAATATCGATGGATTTGACGGACAGAATAAGTCCCGCATCCGTATCGTGATGTGTGGCAAGGTGCAGGCCAATGTTGCACGCAAGCATGCAATTCAGGGGCTGAAGGAAGCGCGTGACGAGATCCAGGCCGATGGCGAAATGCCCGATTCGATCCGCAAGGATGTTGTCAAAAAGCTCGAGGAAAAGATCGAGAAAATGGAACAACAGTCGAAGGACGACGCCGAAACCAGCGAAGATGTTTGA
- a CDS encoding MBL fold metallo-hydrolase — MSDWPDSIHAGETEQHEPLVRRVLAPNPSPYTFTGTQTWLVGAGNEIAVIDPGPAGSGLSIGDPKDMNGEGHVEAILRAVGNAKITAILCTHTHRDHSPAAAPLKALTGAPIIGCAPLSIADDGPRADSAFDPDYAPDRILRDGERISGEGWTIEAVATPGHTSNHLCYALIESGALFTGDHVMKWSTSVVSPPDGDMSAYMASLQKLYDREDRVYYPAHGPAVDNPRQLVRGMIGHRRMRERQILGLLEQGAQVIPDMVTEMYKGLDERLKGAAGRSVLAHLVDLEKQGRVALDGEAWQLAA; from the coding sequence ATGAGCGACTGGCCCGACAGCATCCACGCAGGCGAAACCGAACAGCATGAGCCACTGGTGCGGCGCGTGCTGGCACCCAACCCGTCGCCTTACACCTTCACCGGTACGCAGACCTGGTTAGTCGGCGCTGGAAATGAAATTGCCGTGATTGATCCGGGCCCTGCAGGGAGCGGGCTTAGCATCGGTGATCCCAAGGATATGAATGGTGAAGGCCATGTAGAGGCCATTTTGCGTGCGGTCGGCAATGCCAAAATCACGGCAATTCTCTGCACCCACACCCACCGCGACCATTCGCCTGCTGCGGCACCCCTCAAGGCGCTGACGGGAGCTCCAATCATTGGCTGTGCGCCGCTTTCTATTGCAGACGATGGCCCGCGCGCCGATAGCGCCTTTGACCCCGATTATGCCCCTGACCGCATCCTTAGGGATGGCGAACGGATTTCGGGTGAAGGCTGGACCATCGAGGCGGTTGCAACGCCTGGCCATACGAGCAACCATCTTTGCTACGCGCTGATCGAAAGCGGAGCGCTGTTTACCGGCGACCATGTGATGAAATGGTCGACCAGCGTTGTCTCTCCACCCGACGGCGACATGTCTGCCTATATGGCTTCGCTGCAAAAGCTCTATGACCGCGAAGATCGTGTCTATTATCCGGCGCATGGGCCGGCAGTCGACAATCCCCGGCAGTTGGTACGCGGCATGATTGGCCACCGGCGTATGCGCGAGCGGCAGATTTTGGGACTGCTCGAGCAGGGGGCTCAGGTCATTCCCGATATGGTCACCGAAATGTATAAGGGCCTCGACGAGCGTCTTAAGGGTGCGGCAGGCCGCTCGGTGCTTGCGCATCTGGTCGATCTTGAAAAGCAGGGCCGCGTAGCTTTGGACGGTGAGGCATGGCAGTTGGCAGCCTGA
- a CDS encoding DUF4230 domain-containing protein — translation MAVGSLSQNELRSWAMRGAALATPILFILGVWWAIDGFRSLRDGPAPETVASASLQGLREQNRLSAFAANYAAVVTSEQRRFGLSAKKTLIMQGLVRYEVDLAKLGEQDVRWDADNGTLRVKIPPIETAPPQIDLKTIQEYGENGILRAFTDVDDVLDDANRDKGLAELTRQANGPVPMKLAREAFKRAIKQNFEAPLRAAGLDAKVEAYFADELGGNVTTRWNESTPLEEIVK, via the coding sequence ATGGCAGTTGGCAGCCTGAGCCAGAACGAGCTGCGCAGTTGGGCTATGCGCGGGGCAGCGCTCGCCACCCCGATCCTGTTTATCCTTGGCGTCTGGTGGGCGATTGACGGGTTTCGCAGTTTGCGTGATGGCCCCGCGCCGGAAACCGTTGCCAGTGCCAGCCTGCAGGGATTGCGCGAACAGAACCGCCTTTCTGCCTTTGCCGCCAACTATGCTGCGGTTGTTACCAGCGAACAGCGCCGCTTTGGTCTGTCGGCGAAAAAGACGCTGATCATGCAAGGTTTGGTGCGTTACGAGGTAGATCTCGCGAAGTTGGGAGAGCAGGACGTCCGTTGGGATGCCGACAATGGCACGTTGCGCGTCAAAATCCCGCCAATCGAAACCGCGCCACCGCAGATCGATCTCAAGACAATCCAGGAATATGGCGAAAACGGCATATTGCGGGCGTTCACTGATGTGGACGACGTGCTCGATGATGCCAATCGCGACAAAGGGCTTGCTGAATTGACCCGGCAAGCCAATGGCCCGGTGCCAATGAAGCTGGCGCGCGAAGCGTTCAAGCGCGCGATCAAGCAGAATTTCGAGGCGCCGCTTCGGGCGGCAGGACTCGATGCCAAGGTTGAGGCCTATTTCGCCGATGAACTTGGCGGCAATGTGACAACCCGTTGGAATGAATCGACGCCGCTCGAAGAGATTGTCAAATAA
- the nadA gene encoding quinolinate synthase NadA codes for MNAPVRENLSGLDLLAEITRLKKERNAVILAHYYQKPEIQDLADFVGDSLELSRRAAETDADVIAFCGVKFMAETAKILSPQKTVILPDMAAGCSLEDACPPGRFKAFRDAHPDHIALTYINCSAEVKALSDIIVTSSSAETILAQIPKEQKIIFGPDRHLGGYLSRKFGREMLLWPGVCIVHEAFSETELLKLKAQYPGAPVAAHPECPPHIIDHADYVGSTSGILKYAKEVPGDTVIIATEPHIIHQMQKALPEKNFIGAPGADGNCACNICPYMALNTLEKLYLALRDLQPQIELDEGVRLAAKKSLDRMLEMASKTVGQGDLGRKDLASPNP; via the coding sequence ATGAACGCCCCCGTCCGTGAAAACCTGTCCGGCCTTGACCTGCTCGCCGAAATCACCCGGCTGAAGAAGGAACGCAACGCTGTCATCCTCGCGCACTATTATCAGAAGCCCGAGATTCAGGACTTGGCCGATTTTGTGGGGGATAGTCTGGAGCTTTCGCGTCGCGCCGCGGAAACCGATGCCGATGTCATCGCCTTTTGCGGGGTGAAGTTCATGGCTGAAACCGCGAAGATACTTTCGCCCCAAAAGACTGTGATACTTCCCGATATGGCGGCCGGTTGCAGTCTGGAGGATGCCTGCCCTCCCGGCCGGTTCAAAGCCTTCCGCGACGCGCACCCTGATCATATCGCGCTCACTTACATCAACTGCTCGGCCGAGGTGAAGGCGCTGTCCGACATCATCGTCACCAGCAGCAGCGCCGAAACCATTCTGGCGCAGATCCCCAAGGAACAGAAAATCATCTTCGGCCCCGACCGGCATCTGGGAGGTTATCTTAGCCGCAAATTCGGGCGCGAAATGCTGCTCTGGCCCGGTGTGTGTATCGTGCACGAAGCGTTTAGCGAGACCGAGTTGCTCAAGCTCAAGGCGCAATATCCCGGCGCACCCGTTGCGGCGCACCCGGAATGTCCACCGCATATCATCGATCACGCCGATTATGTTGGCTCGACCAGCGGCATATTGAAATATGCCAAGGAAGTGCCCGGTGATACCGTGATCATCGCAACCGAGCCGCACATCATCCACCAGATGCAAAAGGCGCTGCCCGAGAAAAACTTTATCGGTGCGCCCGGCGCGGACGGCAATTGCGCGTGCAATATCTGCCCCTATATGGCGCTGAATACCCTTGAGAAACTGTACCTTGCCCTGCGCGACCTGCAGCCGCAGATCGAACTCGACGAAGGCGTGCGGCTGGCGGCGAAGAAAAGTCTCGACCGGATGCTCGAAATGGCATCGAAGACTGTCGGGCAGGGCGATCTGGGGCGCAAGGATCTGGCGTCGCCCAATCCATGA
- a CDS encoding DUF2853 family protein: MAEDWLADVRKYVADADDTVVKAIVRYCGIALQNRDSSLVAFSDKKETDRVRENFLKKKLGLTQGDDVLDGAIAAVGDRMKEDRTKNRVTVYYLLAEHFGQLSIFGGSSASTAPLAAAAGLGAAAVAGTAATVAAAEPVVATPNPAPEPAPAAAAPAYAASSYEDEDTGGGGLGWLKWLLLAALLALLLFFLMRSCSPEATAPADDGMTTEATGGEAADAAAGDATATAAIPEGAGVVAADVDGKPKLTVYFDSGKSDVTNDLAAAAAKVKAYIDANPTAKLAVSGYNDPTGNAAVNAEISKKRAQGVGKALEAVGIPATAIDLVKPSDTTDASGDNTAARRVEVTVQ, encoded by the coding sequence ATGGCTGAAGATTGGCTGGCGGATGTCCGCAAATATGTCGCAGACGCCGACGACACTGTGGTGAAGGCGATTGTGCGATATTGCGGCATTGCTCTGCAGAATCGCGACAGTTCGCTCGTTGCTTTTTCCGACAAAAAAGAAACCGACCGCGTCCGTGAAAATTTCCTGAAAAAGAAGCTGGGTCTCACACAGGGCGATGATGTGCTTGACGGCGCGATTGCTGCCGTAGGTGACCGGATGAAGGAAGACCGGACGAAGAACCGCGTCACCGTCTATTATCTCCTCGCCGAGCATTTCGGCCAGCTTAGCATTTTTGGCGGGTCAAGTGCATCTACCGCACCGCTTGCTGCCGCAGCAGGACTAGGTGCAGCGGCAGTGGCGGGAACAGCGGCGACAGTTGCTGCAGCAGAACCGGTTGTTGCGACCCCGAATCCCGCCCCTGAACCAGCGCCTGCTGCAGCCGCACCTGCCTATGCGGCATCGAGTTATGAGGATGAAGATACTGGTGGTGGCGGCCTCGGTTGGCTCAAATGGCTTTTGCTCGCGGCTTTGCTCGCCCTGCTGCTCTTCTTCCTGATGCGCAGTTGCTCGCCGGAGGCAACTGCTCCGGCGGATGACGGGATGACGACCGAAGCAACCGGTGGTGAAGCTGCCGATGCCGCAGCCGGCGATGCAACGGCAACCGCCGCCATTCCGGAAGGCGCGGGTGTGGTCGCTGCGGATGTCGATGGCAAACCCAAGCTGACGGTCTATTTCGACAGTGGCAAATCGGATGTCACCAATGACCTCGCAGCAGCAGCCGCAAAGGTGAAGGCCTATATCGATGCAAATCCGACGGCGAAGCTGGCGGTTTCAGGATATAACGACCCGACTGGCAATGCAGCCGTAAACGCGGAAATCTCGAAAAAGCGGGCACAGGGCGTTGGCAAGGCGCTGGAAGCTGTCGGCATTCCGGCGACTGCTATCGATCTGGTCAAACCTAGTGATACAACTGACGCGTCGGGCGACAACACTGCCGCGCGCCGGGTTGAGGTGACTGTCCAGTAA
- a CDS encoding DUF3592 domain-containing protein → MTWIVPVLLLVAAFVGFGVWRGRQFGELARRGTPVTGRIVRKFRAGNADISGSRSRRLSFTYTGPDGREYRRAASVNIGKWAEYEEGSEIALICLPDNPGVSAPAWLVDLAREALAKRK, encoded by the coding sequence ATGACTTGGATTGTTCCTGTCCTGCTTCTGGTTGCAGCCTTTGTCGGCTTTGGCGTCTGGCGCGGTCGACAATTTGGTGAGCTGGCACGGCGTGGAACGCCGGTCACGGGACGCATTGTGCGTAAATTCCGCGCAGGAAATGCGGATATCTCGGGAAGCAGGAGTCGTCGGCTTTCCTTTACCTACACCGGCCCCGATGGCCGGGAATATCGCCGTGCCGCTTCGGTCAATATCGGGAAATGGGCCGAGTATGAGGAAGGGAGCGAAATTGCTCTCATCTGTCTGCCTGACAATCCGGGCGTCAGTGCGCCAGCCTGGCTGGTCGATCTGGCGCGTGAGGCGCTTGCGAAACGCAAATAA